A region from the Cryptosporangium arvum DSM 44712 genome encodes:
- a CDS encoding ABC transporter permease, with protein MTWDWRWSWVTSHYDLLAELLGQHLYLSVVPVLLGLLIALPLGILCVQVPRLYAPVLALTSFFYALPSLALFVVLIDYTGFTGWTVIVPLTIYTLSVLVRNVVDGLRSVPEHVSQAATAMGFGGLRRLLQVDLPVAIPVVIAGLRVATVSNISLVSVGSLIGISGLGQLFVDGIQRSFITPIIVGIVLTVVLAVLADAVLVGLQWLLTPWTRTGRSAKPVSGDPAGVTV; from the coding sequence ATGACCTGGGACTGGCGCTGGTCCTGGGTGACCTCGCACTACGACCTGCTCGCCGAGCTGCTCGGCCAGCACCTCTACCTCTCGGTGGTGCCGGTGCTGCTCGGCCTGCTGATCGCCCTGCCTCTGGGCATCCTGTGCGTGCAGGTCCCCCGGCTCTACGCACCCGTGCTCGCGCTCACCAGCTTCTTCTACGCGCTGCCGTCGCTGGCCCTGTTCGTCGTGCTGATCGACTACACCGGCTTCACCGGCTGGACGGTCATCGTCCCGCTGACGATCTACACGCTCTCGGTTCTGGTGCGCAACGTCGTCGACGGGCTCCGATCGGTGCCCGAGCACGTCAGCCAGGCCGCGACCGCGATGGGCTTCGGCGGGCTGCGCCGGCTGCTCCAGGTGGACCTGCCGGTCGCGATCCCGGTCGTGATCGCCGGTCTGCGGGTGGCGACGGTCTCGAACATCAGCCTCGTGAGCGTCGGTTCGCTGATCGGGATCAGCGGGCTCGGCCAGCTGTTCGTGGACGGCATCCAGCGCAGCTTCATCACGCCGATCATCGTCGGCATCGTGTTGACGGTGGTGCTGGCCGTGCTGGCCGACGCGGTTCTGGTCGGCCTGCAGTGGCTGCTGACGCCGTGGACCCGCACCGGCCGCTCGGCGAAGCCGGTCTCAGGCGACCCGGCGGGGGTGACGGTGTGA